The Dokdonia sp. 4H-3-7-5 genomic interval TCATAAAATGTAAATCTGATTGTACTTTGTTGGTCAGAACAAATTGATGATCTACTTTCTACAAAATATGTAAAGTCATAAGTTATACATCCAAATTCTGGAGTAGTAGCTACAAGGTCGTCATAAATTTCTCTAAGATTGATTATAGAATCACCAGGTCCAGATATTTGGCCTGTAGAATCCGTTAACCAAATACCTTCAATATTTTCATTTACTAGATATTCATCATCACGTAAATTAATATCCATATCAAAGTTACCTGCTAACAACTCTGTCTCACATATCACAAATGAATTTGCAAATCCTGCAAATGGCTCTTTAGTAACAGATACCAAAACAGAAGTAATTTCTTCTGCTGAACAAGGAGTAATTCCAGGCACACGATATTCTAACTCAAAAGTCTCTTCGTCTACAAGTGGTGGACCAGCTTGATACGGTATATTAACGTTAAGAAATCTATTTCCTGAGATTCCAACGTAATTAGGACTTGAACCTACATAAACCCACTCTCCATTTCCATGCGGACTAGGGTTAGATAATAAAGTTTGAAATAAATCAATATTTGTAGTACTGTCACACTCAAAAGGCGGAGCTCCTTGACACACTTGAAGATTCACTCCACCTGCGGTAGTACTTGCTGCGGTTCCTGAGTAAGGTCCTAGAACTACATTGAATAAAAACTGTACATCATCTGGACATCCTGTAGCTCCATTAAGAAACTCAAATTGGTAATCTGCAATATTTTCAGATGAGCTACCAAGATCCCATAAATACAGATCTCCAGTCACAACATCAAGTGCAAAATTAAAGTTAGGATCAAACCACATCCCATCTGCAGGAGTGATTGTTGTTCCGGTAATTGCAGAAAATTCTTCATAGAGATTTATGATTCCATCTGGAATTGAATCACCGTTACCGTCTACAACCGTCATGTCGCACACAGTAAATGTCTCTACCTCGGCACACTGACTAAAAGCCGCTACCGTAGAGCATAACAATAAAGTAAGAAAAAGGTATAATTTCCCCATAGTTAAGTTGGATTAAGGTGCAACGAAGATAAATCAGACCGCTTATACAAACCTAATATTATGTTAATTAATATCGATGAAATACACATTGACAACGTTATAACGTTACACTAATGCTGACTATCAGTATGTTACAATATAAAAATGCTTTCAAATTCATAATTAAATATAGAAAAAACTGACAGTAATTTACTGAAAACATGAAGTTTACGAATTTACTGAACACCTAAAACACCATTCAAGCCCTAATTGTAACGACATATGAATCAGCTATTTTCCATGCTATATTTTTTGTGGAATCAGGAAATAAAAAGACATAAAAAAAGTCTCACAACATACGTTGTGAGACTTTTCTATTATTGATTTGAAGTTGTATGGGATATTAAATCATACGTCTCAAATAATTCCAGTTTCGCGAAAATGATTACTTCACTTCCTCAAAATCTATACTTCGACTTCGCTCAGCACAGGCTACTTAACTTCTTCGAAGTCTACGTCTTCCACATCACTAGCGGTATCTGCTCCTGCATCTCCTCCAGCTTGTGCATCAGGTCCTGGTTGTCCAGCTCCTTCTGCTTGTGCTTTGTACATTTCTTCAGAGGCTACTTTCCAAGCTTCGTTGATTTTATCAAGCGCTGGAGTAATAGCATCTACAGACTTCGTTTCATAAGCTGCTTTCAATTCTGCAAGTGCATCCTCGATAGGCTTCTTCTTATCATCAGATAATTTATCACCAAATTCAGTTAGTTGCTTTTCCGTTTGGAAAATCATACCATCTGCTTCGTTGATTTTGTCTGCAGTTTCTTTTGCTTTTGCATCAGACTCTGCATTTGCTTCTGCCTCTGCTTTCATCTTTGCAATTTCTTCTTCAGAAAGTCCAGAAGATGCCTCGATACGAATATCTTGAGATTTTCCAGTAGCCTTATCTATTGCAGAAACTTTAATGATTCCATTTGCATCAATATCAAAAACAACTTCAATTTGAGGTACTCCACGCTGTGCTGGTGGAATATCTGTAAGTTGGAAGCGTCCTATTGTATTGTTATCTGCAGCCATTGGTCTTTCACCTTGTAATACGTGGATATCAACACTTGGTTGGTTATCTGCCGCTGTAGAGAATACTTGTGACTTTTTAGTAGGGATTGTAGTATTAGACTCAATAAGCTTTGTAAATACATTACCCATTGTTTCAATACCTAATGAAAGTGGAGTTACATCAAGAAGTAACACATCTTTTACGTCTCCAGTAAGTACACCTCCTTGGATAGCAGCTCCTACAGCTACAACCTCATCAGGATTTACTCCTTTTGATGGTGCTTTGCCAAAGAATTTTTCTACCGCTGCCTGTACTGCAGGAATACGAGTAGATCCTCCTACCAATATGATTTCATCTATATCGCCAGTACTTAATCCAGCAGATTTAAGTGCTGTTTGACATGGCTCAATTGTTCTTTTTACTAAGTCATCTATAAGTGCCTCAAACTTTGCACGACTTAATGTACGTACTAAGTGCTTAGGTCCCGATGCTGTTGCAGTAACATAAGGTAAGTTTACCTCTGTAGATGTAGATGATGAAAGCTCAATTTTTGCTTTCTCAGCTGCTTCTTTAAGTCTCTGTAATGCCATAGGATCCTTACGAAGGTCCATGTCTTCCTCAGCCTTAAACTCATCTGCAAGCCAATCGATAATTTTTTGATCTACGTCATCTCCACCTAAGTGTGTATCACCATCTGTTGATAAAACTTCAAAAACTCCATCACCTAACTCAAGGATAGAAACATCATGCGTTCCTCCTCCAAAGTCAAATACAACGATTTTTTGATCTGTATCTTTCTTATCAAGTCCGTAAGCTAGTGCCGCTGCAGTAGGCTCGTTAATGATACGCTCTACTTTAAGGCCTGCGATTTCTCCAGCTTCTTTAGTAGCTTGACGCTGACTATCATTAAAATAAGCAGGTACAGTAATTACCGCACGAGTTACATCTTGACCTAAGTAATCTTCGGCAGTTTTCTTCATTTTTTGAAGAATCATTGCACTAAGCTCTTGTGGCGTGTATAAACGTCCGTCAATATCAACACGAGGCGTGTCATTATCTCCTTTTACGACGTTATAAGCACTACGATCTGCTTCTTTAGCACTTCCGCTAAATTTATTTCCCATAAAACGTTTGATAGAAGCAACCGTTTTAGTTGGGTTTGTTACAGCCTGTCTTTTTGCAGGGTCTCCTACCTTAATCTCACCGCCTTCTACAAAAGCGATTACAGATGGTGTAGTTCTCTTACCTTCTGCATTAGGGATTACCGTTGGTTCGTTACCTTCCATTACAGCAACGCACGAGTTGGTAGTACCCAAGTCAATTCCTATTATTTTACTCATTATATATGTATTTAAGTGTTATTAATTTTCAACAAACACAAATAGACAAGGAGTATGCCACTAGAGAAAGTATGACAAGGTGTCACAGCTAGACATATGCAGCTAGTTATTTTAAGACAGATGCATGTATAATGTTGTTACGCTTTCGCGAAAGCATACTCTTAATACTCTACTATATTTCTAAAGCAAAAAATGTGCATTTCTATTGTAGCCATTGAGTTTCATATAATTTGAAATAATTTTAACTTAACTTTTGTTTAATCAAATCGCAATAACGATAAACATAATGTATCTTTACATCAAACAACAAGTACTATGGCAACTACAAAGACACCGACTAAAAAAACAACAGCCAAAAAGAAAGCAGTGACTTCGACCATGATAATTTCTGCATACATGGATTATGTATTAGAACATGGAGAGGAGCCAAAAACTATATATAAATTTTGTAAGGACCTAAAAGTTGAAGAATCAGAATTCTATCAATTTTTT includes:
- the dnaK gene encoding molecular chaperone DnaK — its product is MSKIIGIDLGTTNSCVAVMEGNEPTVIPNAEGKRTTPSVIAFVEGGEIKVGDPAKRQAVTNPTKTVASIKRFMGNKFSGSAKEADRSAYNVVKGDNDTPRVDIDGRLYTPQELSAMILQKMKKTAEDYLGQDVTRAVITVPAYFNDSQRQATKEAGEIAGLKVERIINEPTAAALAYGLDKKDTDQKIVVFDFGGGTHDVSILELGDGVFEVLSTDGDTHLGGDDVDQKIIDWLADEFKAEEDMDLRKDPMALQRLKEAAEKAKIELSSSTSTEVNLPYVTATASGPKHLVRTLSRAKFEALIDDLVKRTIEPCQTALKSAGLSTGDIDEIILVGGSTRIPAVQAAVEKFFGKAPSKGVNPDEVVAVGAAIQGGVLTGDVKDVLLLDVTPLSLGIETMGNVFTKLIESNTTIPTKKSQVFSTAADNQPSVDIHVLQGERPMAADNNTIGRFQLTDIPPAQRGVPQIEVVFDIDANGIIKVSAIDKATGKSQDIRIEASSGLSEEEIAKMKAEAEANAESDAKAKETADKINEADGMIFQTEKQLTEFGDKLSDDKKKPIEDALAELKAAYETKSVDAITPALDKINEAWKVASEEMYKAQAEGAGQPGPDAQAGGDAGADTASDVEDVDFEEVK